The sequence TAGCCCAAAGGAATTGGAATGTTGAGGGAAGCGCCGGAAGTTTAGGGTTCACGGATCGGTTGGCCTTGCTAAAGGTTGCCACTGATCGTAAGGCCCCACGACTCCCGACAAACGCCCCTTGCTGTGATCGCTGTTTTCCGTCAAATCTATGAGAGCCTGCGGTTTGCCTGGCAGGCGCTGCGCTCCAACCTGCTGCGCACGACCCTGTCATTGCTGGGCGTGACGGTTGGTATTTTTGCTATCATCGCGGTGTTTACCATCGTCGATTCGTTGCAGCGCAACATTAAGGAGACGCTGGGCTCACTGGGTACCAACGTGGTGTACGTGCAGAAATGGCCGTTCGACTTCAGCGGCGATTATCCGTGGTGGAAATACTTCCAGCGCCCCGAACCCAAATACACCGAATACCGATTGCTGGCCGACCGGCTCGAAAATGCGCAGGCGGTGGTGGCGATGGGTGGCCGGGGCGGCATCACCATCAAACGTGGCAGCAACAGCCTGTCGGCGCGGGTATCGGGCGTTACCTTCGACTACAACAAGATTTCCGACGTACCCATCGCCGAGGGGCGCTATTTTGTGCCGCAGGAGGTGGAGTCGGCGCGTAACGTAGCCATCATCGGCTCGACGGTTGCCGAAACGCTGTTTCCGAATCAGAGCGCTATGGGTCAGTCGGTGCAGATTGCCGGGCTGCGGTTTGTAGTGATCGGCGTGGGCGAGAAAAAGGGATCGGGTATTCTGGAAATCGGCGGCGACCCCGACAAACGGGTGATTATTCCCTACGGCACCTTCGCCAAGCTGTTCAATTCCATCAACCCCAGCCTGACCATCGCCGTGAAAGGCTATGAGTCGGATAAGGGGCTGGAAAACCTCGAAGGCGAAATAAAAGGGCTGCTGCGCGCCCGCCGCAGCCTGCGCCCGCAACAGGAAGACAGTTTCGCCATCAACCGCCCCGAGGCGCTGGCCAAATTTATCGGTGGTATCTTCGCCGTGCTGACGGTAGCGGGCTGGTTCATCGGCGG comes from Fibrella aestuarina BUZ 2 and encodes:
- a CDS encoding ABC transporter permease, with protein sequence MAVFRQIYESLRFAWQALRSNLLRTTLSLLGVTVGIFAIIAVFTIVDSLQRNIKETLGSLGTNVVYVQKWPFDFSGDYPWWKYFQRPEPKYTEYRLLADRLENAQAVVAMGGRGGITIKRGSNSLSARVSGVTFDYNKISDVPIAEGRYFVPQEVESARNVAIIGSTVAETLFPNQSAMGQSVQIAGLRFVVIGVGEKKGSGILEIGGDPDKRVIIPYGTFAKLFNSINPSLTIAVKGYESDKGLENLEGEIKGLLRARRSLRPQQEDSFAINRPEALAKFIGGIFAVLTVAGWFIGGFSMLVGGFGIANIMFVSVKERTNIIGIQKSLGAKNYVILLQFLFESVLLALVGGLVGIGLVYLMSFANLGSLDIQLSTGNILLGVMVSSLIGVVFGILPAALAARMNPVDAIRSK